The Coccidioides posadasii str. Silveira chromosome 3, complete sequence genome contains a region encoding:
- the NDK1 gene encoding nucleoside diphosphate kinase (EggNog:ENOG410PHRW~COG:F~BUSCO:14755at33183) translates to MSLEQTFIAIKPDGVQRGLVGPIISRFENRGYKLVAMKLVSPSKEHLEKHYADLSDKPFFKGLVTYMLSGPICAMVWEGRDAVKTGRTILGATNPLASAPGTIRGDYAIDVGRNVCHGSDSVENAKKEIALWFSEGELIKYKHSQHEWIYEA, encoded by the exons ATGTCTCTTGAACAGAC TTTCATCGCCATCAAGCCAGATGGTGTCCAG CGCGGACTCGTCGGCCCAATCATCAGCCGATTCGAAAACCGCGG ATACAAACTCGTCGCTATGAAGCTTGTGTCTCCATCCAAGGAGCACTTGGAGAAGCATTATGCTGATCTCTCCGACAAGCCTTTCTTCAAGGGCCTCGTCACCT ACATGTTGAGCGGCCCCATCTGCGCTATGGTCTGGGAAGGTCGTGATGCCGTCAAGACCGGCCGAA CCATCCTCGGTGCCACCAACCCTCTTGCCTCTGCTCCAGGCACCATCCGGGGTGATTATGCCATT GATGTTGGCCGTAACGTCTGCCACGGATCTGACAGCGTCGAGAACGCCAAGAAGGAAATTGCTTTGTGGTTCAGCGAGGGAGAACTCATCAAGTACAAGCACAGCCAGCACGAGTGGATCTATGAGGCATAG
- a CDS encoding uncharacterized protein (EggNog:ENOG410PQ65~COG:S) has protein sequence MPSLGDEEGNSAFDEGVKKFGKWLRRKGWVESGVTEGNANNVSERGNSVADSAANANASQGMRLILEFATAYAITKAMLPARIIASIWATPWFARHILGPVGRGARSLLGNLKKKP, from the coding sequence ATGCCCTCCTTGGGCGACGAGGAGGGAAATAGCGCGTTCGACGAGGGCGTGAAGAAATTCGGAAAATGGCTGCGGAGAAAAGGATGGGTCGAGAGTGGTGTGACGGAGGGAAATGCCAATAATGTCAGTGAACGGGGAAATAGTGTCGCAGACTCTGCCGCAAATGCCAATGCTTCTCAGGGAATGCGCTTAATCCTTGAGTTTGCAACTGCCTACGCAATTACGAAGGCTATGCTACCGGCCCGAATCATAGCGAGCATATGGGCAACTCCATGGTTCGCGAGACATATACTTGGCCCTGTCGGACGGGGGGCGCGAAGCTTGCTTGGGAATTTGAAAAAGAAACCATGA
- a CDS encoding uncharacterized protein (EggNog:ENOG410PH5R~COG:E~BUSCO:2269at33183): MEKISNKIAALPEDADYFSLEFFPPKTQMGSANLQARLERMSQALRPLFVTVTWGAGGTTATKSLELAEICQRQLGLTTCLHLTCTNMNRTLIDSALDEAKALGIRNILALRGDPPRSDEYNLDGEDDSNKEFTYAVDLVRYIRKKHSDYFCIGVAAYPEGHSDESHPGVQDPVRDLPYLVEKTKAGADFIMTQLTYDLEAYKRFESMLRNHESGVFKTIPIIPGVMPIQSYPRLTRITKLSHVRVPPEMLSRIEACKKDDEAVKKVGVDILSELVEGIKTIPGTGPRGLHFYTLNLEKSVSFILERCNLIPPSSEASSDTDSDSVFASGNLQNGLGTAADKPPLISRRRASSLNSQPHNRVIVDRADISSQSSITHEASAQGAGMPALNPPHRNTALQISEGMGALGREATWDDFPNGRWGDARSPAFGEIDGYGPSLHVTANVARRLWGYPTTREDINNIFRQHVSGGLHAVPWSEGGAAEETGGLSPETITIRPYLLSLIEKRGWWTLASQPAVSGVRSDHPIFGWGPPGEGFVFQKAFVEFFCSKDDYRSHLKPLLQRYGHDEFAWFATNAAGDFESSTSSSIPVPTGPVDAVFDDMDSFPSSNSGGVNAVTWGVFRGKEIITPTIIEEVSFRAWGEEAFRIWDEWRRIFPRGSPTEKLLNRVKEDTWLVCVIGQRFGAGGDPGKDVMEEGKLLWKVLAGENVSLQS, from the exons ATGGAAAAGATCTCGAATAAGATCGCTGCTCTTCCCGAAGATGCAGACTACTTTTCTCTGGAGTTCTTCCCTCCGAAAACGCAGATG GGCTCAGCAAACCTCCAAGCCCGATTAGAGCGTATGTCCCAGGCCCTTCGACCGCTTTTTGTGACCGTGACATGGGGTGCTGGAGGAACCACGGCTACCAAGTCCCTTGAACTTGCGGAAATATGCCAGAGACAATTGGGTTTAACCACATGCCTGCACCTGACATGCACCAATATGAACAGGACTCTAATCGATAGCGCACTGGATGAAGCAAAAGCTCTAGGCATCCGGAATATTCTGGCGCTGCGGGGTGATCCACCCAGGAGTGACGAGTACAACCTTGATGGAGAAGACGATAGCAACAAGGAGTTTACATACGCGGTAGATCTAGTGCGGTATATCCGCAAGAAGCACAGTGATTACTTCTGCATAGGCGTGGCGGCTTATCCAGAAGGTCATTCCGATGAGTCTCATCCTGGTGTTCAAGATCCCGTCAGGGACCTCCCTTATTTGGTTGAGAAAACTAAAGCGGGAGCCGATTTTATCATGACACAATTGACCTACGATCTGGAGGCATATAAAAGATTTGAGTCAATGCTGCGGAATCATGAATCTGGAGTATTCAAGACCATTCCGATTATTCCTGGCGTGATGCCCATTCAGAGCTACCCGAGGCTAACCAGAATCACGAAACTAAGCCACGTCCGCGTCCCACCAGAAATGTTATCTCGAATTGAGGCATGTAAAAAGGACGACGAAGCAGTTAAGAAAGTCGGCGTTGACATTCTGAGCGAGTTGGTTGAAGGAATTAAAACGATTCCAGGCACAGGGCCCCGAGGCCTGCATTTTTATACGCTGAATCTGGAGAAGTCTGTGTCTTTTATCCTTGAGCGATGTAACCTGATACCACCATCATCGGAGGCTTCAAGTGACACAGATTCAGATTCAGTCTTCGCCTCCGGAAACTTGCAAAACGGACTTGGTACAGCGGCAGACAAACCCCCCTTAATATCAAGGCGCCGAGCGTCATCTCTAAATTCTCAACCGCATAACCGCGTAATTGTTGATAGAGCTGATATATCCTCCCAAAGCTCTATCACACATGAAGCATCCGCTCAGGGCGCTGGTATGCCTGCTCTTAACCCTCCTCATCGCAATACAGCCCTACAAATCTCTGAAGGGATGGGAGCACTTGGCCGTGAAGCCACTTGGGATGACTTTCCCAACGGTCGTTGGGGTGATGCTCGCTCACCTGCGTTTGGTGAGATCGATGGATACGGTCCGTCCTTACATGTGACAGCAAATGTTGCCCGTCGATTATGGGGATACCCGACTACCCGCGAAGATATAAATAACATATTTAGGCAGCACGTTTCCGGTGGATTGCACGCAGTCCCCTGGTCTGAAGGAGGCGCCGCAGAGGAAACAGGTGGTTTAAGCCCGGAAACAATCACCATTCGTCCATACTTACTTAGCCTGATAGAAAAGCGAGGTTGGTGGACCCTTGCATCGCAGCCTGCAGTCAGCGGAGTTCGCAGCGATCATCCCATCTTTGGCTGGGGTCCGCCTGGTGAGGGTTTTGTTTTTCAGAAGGCATTCGTGGAGTTCTTCTGCTCTAAGGATGACTATCGCTCACATTTAAAACCGCTACTTCAACGCTATGGCCATGATGAATTTGCGTGGTTTGCGACAAATGCAGCTGGTGATTTCGAATCATCTACATCTTCTTCGATACCGGTTCCTACCGGACCTGTCGATGCCGTTTTCGATGATATGGATAGTTTCCCATCTTCGAATTCCGGCGGAGTTAACGCGGTAACTTGGGGTGTTTTCCGCGGAAAGGAGATCATTACACCTACCATTATCGAGGAAGTTAGCTTCCGGGCATGGGGAGAAGAGGCATTCCGTA